One genomic segment of Devosia sp. includes these proteins:
- a CDS encoding DUF1028 domain-containing protein: MTFSIVARDKLTGQLGVATATAGPAVGSLVPHAQAGVAAIATQALTNPYLAFDFLARAAELGAEQALSAALDADPDRERRQAIGIDAQGHIAAWTGELCQDHAGHMVDDGLAVAGNILSGPDVLTAMVEAGKAEAPLAERLMGALEAGAAAGGDKRGINSAALKVFGAETYPIVDVRVDWSEDPLPALLSLLERTLSGGYADFFAQVHRRGAAG; this comes from the coding sequence ATGACGTTTTCGATAGTGGCGCGCGACAAGCTGACAGGCCAGTTGGGGGTCGCGACCGCGACCGCCGGGCCGGCGGTGGGATCGCTGGTACCACATGCCCAGGCCGGCGTTGCGGCAATTGCCACTCAGGCCCTGACCAACCCCTATCTCGCCTTCGACTTCCTGGCGCGCGCCGCCGAGCTTGGCGCCGAACAGGCGCTGTCCGCAGCGCTGGACGCGGACCCGGACAGGGAGCGCCGGCAGGCGATCGGTATCGATGCGCAGGGGCATATCGCGGCCTGGACGGGCGAACTCTGCCAGGACCATGCCGGACATATGGTGGATGACGGCCTTGCCGTGGCGGGGAATATTCTGAGCGGACCAGACGTGCTGACAGCCATGGTGGAAGCCGGAAAGGCCGAGGCACCGTTGGCCGAAAGGCTGATGGGCGCGCTCGAGGCCGGCGCCGCTGCGGGCGGGGACAAGCGCGGCATCAATTCGGCGGCACTCAAGGTTTTTGGCGCGGAAACCTACCCGATCGTGGATGTACGGGTGGACTGGTCCGAAGATCCGCTCCCGGCGCTTTTATCGCTACTGGAGCGGACGCTGAGCGGCGGCTATGCGGATTTTTTCGCGCAGGTACACCGGCGCGGCGCCGCAGGTTAG